The Pseudopipra pipra isolate bDixPip1 chromosome 10, bDixPip1.hap1, whole genome shotgun sequence genome includes the window CCTGgactcctcttcctcctcctgcagcgcTTCGGTCTCCTGGGCTGTATCCCCAAGCTCTGCATCTGTGCCCTGCTCCAGGTGGGTCCCTGCttgcagtggctgcaggagcaAGGAATAGTGGGCTGCCTGCCTGTGTCACAGCatcctgctgggctggagagcCATGGTTGGGTACAGTGGCATCAGCACCTGTGGTGGCCCCACACAGCAAGCTGGGGGTTGATAAATAATCTAATTCATGGGGCTTTCATCTTTGGCTGAGTGTCCCTGTCGCCCCACATGGCACTGAGGAGGTGACAGGGTGACAGACCTGGCATATGGCTGCTGCCATGGTGCTGGTGTGTCCCTGGCAGGTGGTTCTGGGGCTGCCCTTCCTCCTGGTGAACCCTATAGGGTACCTGACCCGCTCCTTCGACCTGGGCCGCCAGTTTCAGTTCAAATGGACAGTGAACTGGCGCTTCCTCCCAGAAGAGGTTTTCCAGAATCGGGCTTTCCATGCCGCGCTGCTCCTGGCTCACCTGGCTGGCCTGGGGCTCTTTGCACTGCACCGGTGGCACAGGTGAGACCTGGGGTTCCCTTGGGTGCTGGTCTCTGCCAGCCCCCATAATACAGGATACAGATCCATGTCTCGCCTGCCCCCACAATGCTCCAGTCTGGAGTTGCAGGCGGGAATGGGGGGGTGTTACTCTTCTGTTTTGGGGACCATGCTGCCCAGGCATCGTGGCTTACAGGGGAGGGTTGGGGTGGAAGAGACTTTCAGCAGCTGAGATTGACGTTTGTGCTTCTCCCTCAGTTCCAAAGAGAGCATCCTGACTTTGCTGAAGGACCCTGCCAAAAGAAAACCCTCATCCCCTCCCTTGACGGTCAATGATATCCTTTGACAGGGTGGGCAgcaagggcagggagaaggcaggGAGGACCTTGGTCATGCTCCAGGTCCTGCAGCGCTGCCAGGACCAGCCTGTCCTGGaggaaggagctgtgctggatGGCTGGGGAGCTGTTGTGGGATCACACCTCCATCCTCCCATGTTTGCCTCCTTAATGCCTGTGCACAGATTGTCTTCATCCTCTTCTCCTCCAACTTCCTGGGTATCTGCTGCAGCCGCTCCCTGCACTACCAGTTTTACGTCTGGTATTTCCACACACTGCCCTACTTACTCTGGTGCACCCCAACCACCAAGCTCGCCCACATGCCCAAGTATGTGCTGCCGGGGGGGGGAGCACCCAGCTGCTAGGGGTCTGGGAGCAAGGGGGGCTCATATGTGTCCCCCATGCAGACCCCTAGCTTTTTCTGCTGCAGGGTGCTGCTCCTGGGTGTGATTGAGCTCTGCTGGAACACCTACCCCTCCACAGTCTgcagctccctctccctccacaTCTGCCATGGACTCATCCTGCTCCAACTCTGGTATGGCACTGCCCCCATGCCAGTGTCACACACCCCCACACCGAGCAGGAAATGCACAGCCACATCCAAGAAAGCCCAGTGAGATTGTGGAAGGCCAGACAGTGGGAACTGGCCTCTGGGACTGCCAATTCTGCCTGCTCTTTCCCCACCCAGCTCTCAGGCTGCTCACAGCCATCCCAGGAGAGCCACAAGCCCTTGAACTGTGCAAAGGGGTGTGGTGTGGGGACCCCCAAAAGGCAGGACTTCCACAATAAAGGGGGCTTTTATGTGCCCTTCCCCAGTGTCCTTGTGCTGTGACGGTGTCAGAACACCTAGGGGAAGGCAGAACAGCTGCTGGGGCCATGGGCACTCCCTTTGCAGCCCAGGGAGAGGGGTGCCCAGGGCCGGCAAGCAGCCTCTGGGGTGGGGTTAAAACAGAGGATCTGCAGAATAGCTTTGCCTCAAGGTATGAATTGCCTTGATGGAGCCCAGGGACCCCTCCAGGACTTTTCCTGTTCCCCTGTCTGCTCCCTCCCATGGTAGATGGCTGGGAAGGTGGTGACCCCCCCCAAGGATTCTGGTGAGCCCTGGTGTGGCCTGAATGGAGCCGACTACTCGCTGTCCACAAGAGAGACGCCAGTGCAGGTGGCTTGGAGCCAGGTGTCTTTATTGGCCCCTGGGGCAGCTGTCAGACGTTGTTGGGGTTGTAGCACAGCATGTTCAGCTTGATGTTCTCGTCCCAGTGAcgcagcagcaggaacaagtgCCTGGCTGCCCCTTTGAGACAGCCCACGTCCACCCCCTCGGgcagctgctgtgcctgcagccacCCGTCCGCCTTGGCCGCCACCAGCTCCCACTCCTCAAAGAATCCAGCACAGCGGTGCTCCAGCCATGCCAAGGCCACTGCTGTGGCCCAGCTGGCACTCTCCAGGTCCTCCAGCCCCATGTCCTGACAGCTCACACCAGCCTCGGAGGGGGCAGCTGAGTGGGGGCAGGTGTCGGACTCGGAGCCGTGCCCACTGTCCGCCTGTGCCCACACGGCCACACTGGGCACCTCGGAGCAAGTACTCTGGGATGGGGGCGAGCTGGGCTGAGGGTCTGTGGTGAGCTCCTCGCCCTCCTCGCCAACAGGCCCTGCCTCAGGGCTGTTCCtggcccttggggacacgggGCTGAGGCTGGCACGGTGGGAGGCGTAGGGGGAGGCCCGGCGCAGGCGGTCCAGAGGGATCTGCACCACTTCGGAGAAGCTCTCGGTGAGCTGGAATGGCCCCCTGGCTTGTTGAAGCTGCACCTGCAAGGgggaggcagggctgcaggagtgtcctggggcacagggacaatCTAGTGCCCCCAAAAATGCCAGCCAAGATCCTCAGAGACATTCAAGGATGCAGCAGGGCTGAACAGGCACCTACCAGGTTTGCATCTTCTGCTGTTGGTGCTGCTGGGCATAACCTGGGCAGCTTTGCTGGCACCCAGCAGGGTAGGTGCCCCcggtgggatggggatgaggactgggatggggacagggatacGGTCCTTACCAGTGGGAGGTAGTCATGGATCGCATGGTTGCTGGAGCGCTCGCTTTCCGGGCTGAGGCACTGTGGGCGCAGCACCAGGCTGGGTCCCCTGCGCCTGCTCAGGCTAAACCTGTGGGGCAACAGGCAAGGTAACAGGGTGGGGGAAAATTCCAAAAGGGCAGCTGGACTCCAgcctgctgcagggaaggggctggagcaccaaaCCCCCCACTTatgctgcaggagctggcagaggacATTGGACCAGCAGCACTCAAAAAGTGGTACCGTTCCCCTCTCCCCACAACATGCCATTTTTGGTCCCTTGcatcccccccatcccacagtgTCACCTGGAGCCAGCGATGCTCTCTGTGGATTTCTGGGAGCCCATGGAGGTGGtggaggggctggatggaggccctgcaagggggaaGAGCTGAGCACAGGAAGAACGTGATGCACGTGGAGGTGTGTCCCACTCCCCACCACCTGGGAGGGTGGCTCAGCCcatgtgcccagggctgtgacAGCACAGTGGATGCACCAGCTctcagctgccagcagcaggatgtCAGATtgccccctgtgtccccccctcaTCCAGCCCTCGGTCCCCTCCAGCCTGGACACACCGTTTGAGCAGTTTCGCTTTTCCCAGCCGTAGGTGGGGGAGGAGATGCTGGCTGGAGTCCTGGGGGTCTCATCTCGGTCTGCAAAAGAGCAAAGTCCTGAGGGACCCTGGGCTCCAGGGGGCCTCATCActcacagctgctgccagggacTGCTATGCTGTTCCCCCATGTCTCTCTCCTCAGTGTGGGGCAGATGCCTCTTTCCAGGCTCCACAGCACTCCAGGGAGGACCAGCCCCATGCAACCACCAGCTGAGGACCCCCAGGGACCCCTGTGCAGGTCCCTGGAGAGCATAAACTAAATAAAGGTCTGAGTTGGTacctgcagtgccaggggcCTCATCCTGCTCTTCtgcatcctgctgctggccctgccccgCTGAAGAGCTGCGGTGGTGCcagcttcctgctgcagcagctcgtGTCCGGTTGGCTGAGCCAGCTGCAAGGGATGATGCCACCTCAATCCTCTGTCCCTTCActgccccctccccatcctgccAGACCCTTGTCTGTACCTGTGCCCCACACctcaggggctgcaggcagggctgcctgTGTGGCACCGTCCACAGGCACCAGGCGGGTGTAGAGGGAAGGCACGTTGCAGGCTTTGCTGGTTTGCACAGCTTTCAGGCGAAACCGGCGGGCAAAACCTAGCCAGAGCAAGATGTTTAGGGAGAGGGCAATGCCGGGGCTGCACAGGGGGGGGACACGCACTGGCACCcaccctgctccagctcagctTCCCGCTGTGCCGCGCTCTCATTGTCCCGGATGACGGAGCGCGCTGCCAAGCAGTGCACTGGCTTGTCCCAGGCCTTGCCCCCCCAGCGCAGTGGgtcctccctgcccagcccctctcGGGGCTGCAGCAGTGACTCCAGTGAGGCTGTCACTTCCCAGGACACAGGCTTGCCAGCTCGTAGTCCGTGGATCACCACCTGGCAGCGCAGGGGCAAGCTGGCATCACCCAGGCTGGGTTGCCTCGGCTCAGGCACTGGTGAGGTGCTGAAGAGGTAGGAGGGCTCCACCAGCATGTCCCAGTCCAGGGGTGTGGGTGAGAGGAGGTTATCTGGGCAATGGCAAGGTGTGGGATCAGCAAGGCAGGAGCACCCGACTCTCCCCACCACCCTTGTCCCCAGAGGCAGCACACACTTGACTCCACTGCATTGGGCTGTGTTTGCCGTGCCTGGGGTCCCAGCTCATCCAGCTGCCCCTCCAGGGACTGGTTCCTCTTCTGCGACACCTTCTCCAGGGCCCGGCACAGCTGGTGGGTGTCCAGCTCTCCGTGTGGTGTGGAAAAGCTGCGTCCAGCCAGGGCGGCACGTGCCAGCACCTTCTTCTGTCGCGCCAGCTCCTCCGTGCTCAGGGACACTGTCACCTGCGGTGGGGACAAGGCTGTTGTCAAGCCTGGCAAAGGTGCTGGCACAAAGCCCAGACTGCACTTAGCCATGAGGTAGCATCTGCACCCCTCTGGCTGCTGGCTGGAGCCACTGGCTGTTGCCAGCCCCACCACTCTGCAGGCTGGCACCAGCAGCCTCCCAGGATGCTTGCCTGGCTCCCTACATGTGGGAAGCACCCAGACAGGAGTTTGCAAACATCCCTGGGGACTGACTCAGGCTGACGCTGGAGTTGCCAgggatttgtgtgtgtgcaggaagcGGGGTTAGCCAGGATGCTCAGGCCGGGTGATGTTGCACTGGGATGCAGTCCCTAGTGCAGAGTCATGTCCCCACACTGAGGTGCTTCCCCTAAAAGCCGCGCCAGGGCAGTGGCATCCAAGCCACCTCTtgcccagaggcagcagggagCCGGGGGAGGATCATTTACGCTGCAGGGAAATCACTTACGCTTGACATTTCAGCAGCAAAGGtcaccagctgtgctgctgtgcgACAGGAGCAGGTTACCTAACCCATGCCATGGGAAGGAGCatgtcctggggctgggggacagctGGCCTCGCCCGGCCTCAGGGCCGTCATCACCCGGGCAACTgcctctccccatcccagggaccCAGCTGGGTTTTAAACCCAGGTATGAAGCAGCAGGAATGTGGCCCACCATTAATGAAGCATCTGGCAGCATTTGCTGAGAGCTGAAGGAGCCAGGCAGGAGCTCAGCCAACCGGCCCCTCCTCTCAACAGATTTGTTACCTGATGCTGGCCCAGCTATTTTCACTTGGTTTCTGCAGAATCAAGGAGGCACTGAGTTGGCTCAGGGGTCTGTTAGACACCCAGCTGACTACTGgccagggacactgggggatCAGCTGCTTGGTCCCCAGCTGTCCCATTCCAGCAGTGAAAAGCACCTAAAGAACCTCCTCATGGCACCCATGGCTGATCCTTGTTTAAAATCCAGGCTATAGCACTCtggttcccagcccagcagccatgtgcctgggcacagcagggcagcaagACCCCAGCTAAATCAGGAACAACCCCCACACCTGTGAGTCCCTGCACTCCACTGGCATCCTTACCTTGGTGCCAGCCGGGGCGGAGGGCAGTGGGGCGGATTTGGTGGAGGATTCACAGAGGGACAGGCTCTtctggccctgctgggaggtGACATCTGCACCAGGGGCCGAGGAGCCTCCCTCGGGGGCTACATCCCGAGAGCCAGTGGACTCGCTGCTGGTGGAGCTGCGGGAGAGCAGCCCCCGGCTGTGGTCAGTGCTGACAGAGCAGTGTGTCAGGACATACTGCTCCTGGATGTAGGAGGGTTGGTAAATCCGCTTCCAGATGTCTCCCCCTGATACGGGATCCATACCTGCCCGATGAGCAGACACCTTGTCAGCCCATAGCTCCCATGTGTGCCCCCCGCCCTGGCCCTGGACCCCACTCACTCCGCTCTGACACCTCTGTACTCCCAGCAAAAAGCTCCAGAGAGGCATCCCCAGATCCTGGGTTGCTCTGGGGTGGCTGGCGGCTCTCCCCAGGACTGGGCACCTCCTCCTGGGAGGGAAAGGCCGAGCCCCGGGAGCCCTGACATGCCCCTTCCCGGCCCTAAGGGAAAGAAGGTACCACCATCAGCCCCCTGCCTGGGGAGAAGCCAGCAGCACCGGGAGCATGCCATCCTCCACGTGCCAGGGTGGTGCCAGCCGTACCGGCTGGTGCCTGTTGCCAAAGCGGGCGATGCTGTAGAGGACGCAGTAGCTGATGAGGCGGTCGCCGGGGTAGAGGGCCGGGAGCTCAgtgggggagagcagagcctccATGCTGTCGGGGACGTACCAGTCGATGGTGATGTCGCTGACAGCCGGCTCGATCGCCTTCTTCAGGGACTTGATCAGCTGGAGTGGGGAGAGGACACAGTGTCAGACATGGCAatgccccccagtgccccctaTTGCCCCTGCCCGGGCATTAccttgggctgcagcctctctgCCGGGCTCAGGAACTCAGCACGGCCCCGGCTCACTCTGGCCATgcccttcagcagctgctggcacaccCGGGGGCCCATGCCAAAACTGAAGCACCTGCAGGAGAGCCGAGTAATGGAAAGCCATGGCCGGGCTGGTGCCAGGGACTGGCAAGCCCAGTGGTGAgctcagcagcagggctggaagggaatGTCTGGTAGCCAGAGTGCCACCCTGGCTGCATGCTGGGCTCTGCCAcctgcagggagagctgagcCAGTGGGTTGAGAGATGTGATGGGTGAAGGACACCCTCGGGGCTGGTGGAGGTGAGACTTTGGGCTGCATAAGGAGAAGTCagtgggaacagcacaggggaCATGGAGAACACCGTGACCTGCCGCAGTGCCAGTGCCATACCTGACAGTGCTGGCCTGTCTGCGCACCAGCCGGAGGATCCTGCCTGCATTGCCCACCGCTGTGCCAGTGAAGAGGAAGAGCTGGCGGGGGTATCCATGGTGGaggggctgtgccagtgcccagcccagggctgccagcaggTTGGTGCTGCCGGGGTCTACCCGCAGCCCACCAAGGTGCTCACAGGCACGGCGCAGGGTCTCCTGTCAGCACAGAGACCCAGCCtcacagcagtcccacagcTCAACAGCCCCCACCCCAGGGAGCTGGGACGGGGACAGAGACAAGCTGGTGGGGGGCTTTGCCTGGAGCACTCACGTTGCTGCAGAGGCGACTGGAGGGGAAGAGCGGCTTGACATCAGCACCAAAGCCGGCAATGTTGAGCAGCGTCCCTGATGGGAGGCTCTTCAGAGCCACCAGCAAAGCCTCCTGGGGTGACAGTGGGGACCAGGGAGTGTTGCTAAGGACCAGCCACCCAGGGAGCATCCCTGGACCCATGGCCGTGCCTCACCTTGACCTTTTCAAGGTCTGGGCTGctcatggagctgctgcagtcGATGAGGAAGAGGATCTCACGGGTGACACTCTGCAGgtccccagggatggtctcCACCGCCGGGCAGAAGTTCAGCATCAGCACGGGGTTGGGGAAGATGTCTTTGTGGAAACGCCTCTGCACAAAAGCCACCTGCAAGCCAGGCAGGTCAGGCGCTTTCTCACACCACCTGGACCATGTCAGGGTTTTCCTCACCCACATTCCAGTAcctcccccccttcctcctcctccttcctgctggGCCAGCAATGTCACCTGTCTCTCGCCACTGCTGTCCTTCCTGGCAATCCGCACGTAATCCCGGCGGCTCCGGATGTGTGCCTCGTACTCGGGGTATGTCATGGTGCCATCCTCAATCACCAGGTGGGGGTGATGGGGCTCTGAGGGGCACAGGAGAATTtggagccagcctgtgccacaAGGGGCTGGGCAACACTCAAGATGGTTTTGGGGTGATGCCCCAAACCTGCCAAGGGCACTGTCCCCTCTCACCACAAGGGTAGAGGATGATCTCCAGGTCATTATCGTAGCGGTGGGGCTCAGCCAGAGtgacgcaggtggtggtggcagaACTGGCCCAGGGATCCGCGTCTGCTCTCAGGGCATGGGATGGGCTCTCCAGCCCTGCGGAGAGAGCAATGCAGCAGGGCAGCCCCTCACATACCCCCTCCTCAACCCCCTGACCCGCCACACTCCACAGCAGTGGCTACTCCCTGCCAGATCTAATGGGATTAACTGGGCCAACAGCCAGGAGCACATCCCCATCATTCCCTCCTTGCCCATCCTCTCCCTTATCCATCATGTCTCCCTGTTTCACAGGAGGCTGTTGACCTAAAGTTGCTCAAACACATAGGCAGGGTGACTTTGAGGGGTCCCAGACCCAAGGGTGGGGGAAAAGGCTTCTTCACCTGTAGGGAGTGCAAGAAGATGCCTGAGGACAGGGGCTCACATCCTCTTAGAAGCATGGAAGGACCAGGGCACACCACACACATTTTGAAGAGGTTTTACACAACCACCTGATACCACCCAAGCTGCCCTTGCTACCTGCCAGCAAGCAGGGGCCCTTCACCAGCAGCTCGAAGGCAAACTCATAAGGAAAAGGGTTGTAGGGTCGTCCCCGAAAGACATCCATGCTCTCCACGGGTGCCTTGGTGGGTGTCTGGCTCCGGGCACCTGGCCCCCCGAAACAGCTGGTGGGGCTGCAAGGGGAGAGTGGGTGATGGCTCCTGCCCTCTCTCCCCACTTGCCCAGCATTTGCATCTCCCCCCCCAGGGATGGCGGAGACTGAGGAAGTCATGAAAATCACCATAGGGCCAACCTGTCGTCACACAAGCTTGCCGGCTCGCTTTCGGGGTCAGCGGGGACACGGGGCGTGAGGatgggaggcaggaggaggcgCAGGGCCCCGTCCGGCAGCGTGGGCAGCTCCTGCGCCGTGCTCAGGGTGACAGCCAGGCTCTCCCATGGGCAGAGTGTGCCGGTGCCGATGATGAAGGTGGAGCGCTCTGCATCTTCATCCAGGACAATGTGGCCTGGGCAGGGGAGGGATGGTGGCGGGGTCAGCAAGGCGTACGGGGTTGTGGAGGAGGGCATTAATGGCCCTGACTGCTCTCAAAGGTGGCAGCAGGGCACAGGCATGTGGGCCATGCCAAAGGTGGGCAGAACCctaggagaggtggagggaggggaaaggaggtgCTGACATTTCCAACCCCAGATACCCCTCAGAAGGTGCTGGGGTGGCCTGGCAGGGGTCTCAGCGCCTCATATCCCCCCATACTTCACCCTGCCCATTCTGAGCCTGCTGGCCAGGAACACCCAACAGCATCACCCATGCCACAGCACTTACCGCTGGCACAGCGGCACGGCcggccggggctggggctgcactggAGGCAGCAGTCCTGTGCCCGGTGCCGGTTCTGGACCTGGAATGTCACCCGCCGGCTGCCCACCGCTGCCTCAAAGCTGGCCACCACCTCCGACTCCTCCAGTGGGTAGATGAAGATGCCTGCAGGCAGGAGAGAGCCCCGAGGCAGATCCCGGCATGGCCGTATCCGTGGCACGCAACAGCCTGtggcagccctgctgagaaccTCTCTGACTTGCAAGGTGATTTAGATGCACGAGAACAAGGCACCATGCAGGAAGGACCCAGAGCCTCATTAACCCAGAGGGAGGATGAAATCCCACTCTTTCTCAACTATTGGAATGTTTTTGTTCAGTCTCACTCTCCTCTTGCCCACAGTGGGTAGCAGTACCCCCACCTCCGCTGGCCTCCACCTTTGCTCCCCAAACTGAGCAAGGTTTGGGAGCTGGGACACAGGTGGGCTGGAGACAGGATGCTCTTCAGCATCATGGCTTTTAGAAGGTCGTGCAGGCAGCCCAGGTCTCTGCCAGCCCTGATAGCCCCCTCTTACCTTCCACAGGCTCCTCGTGGGGGTTGGTGTACATGAGGTGAGCAGTGATGCTCAGGGTGTATCCGTTGGCACAAGCCTTCACTGTGGAGCTCTTCAGGGGTAGAGCCTCCCAGGAGGAGAGGGCATAGAGGCCCGGCATGGTCCCTCAGCGTGCAGCTGTGAGCAGAGGGGAGGCAGGGACTGGGTGCTGAGGGACGGGGTCTGCTGGAAGGGGCTTCTGCGCACAAGCCATTTCCATCTGCCCAGTCTGCAGGGGGGAGCAGGTCTCCAGCcctcccccatcccagggaTGCTGCTCTTCAGCATCCACAAAACACATACACCTGGTCCCAGGTCTCTGCTCAGACCGGAGCCACAGGGGCCCACAGAGAGGGGAACAAAATTCCCGTGGGCAGTGGTTACATGCAAGCCCCAAGCCCTGGCAAACAAGCAGAGACTCCTAGATAATGGCCAGCCACACCCAGCCCATCTCTCAAccatcccagagcagctccagaaCCTCCCCAGGTCATCTCTTTCAGTGGCTGGGAGATGAACATCTGCTGCTCCCATCTCCATTCACCCCAGAGGTTACCAGggaaatttgttttaaaaaaaaaaatgacaaaaaaaccccaaccaaaaccagaagGGCGAGAAGCCCACAGTGTAACTAGGACAAAGACACGAGCAGTGTTTGCTGGGGGTTTAATAATTAACAACAAGGTCAGCGCTGCACTGAAGAACAGCACAGTGgggaaggcactgcagggtggAGCCTGGCAAGTGGACGATCCTCGCCTCTGGGAGAGTAATGCTTTGCCCAGAAATGGATAAGTCTGGTGTCCCACCCTTTGGGAAGAAAAGAGGCAGCTGAGGATGCCTTCCAGCCAGGGCATCAACCCACTCCACATCTTTCTTCCCCTTGGGGAAAATACCTAGGAGCCACATCCCAAATAATTGTCTGGAGCCAACGCAACTCTCTAACATCAGCCCACCCACCCTATGCCATCAAATATTtgtgtaaaatatttgtatcaACCTTAGCCCTGGCTGTGTGGATCTGTGCATAGTGTGCATGGAGTCTGCTGCAGACATGGGTCTGACTTCTGCTCTGTatcccctgcctgccccaagCACCTGTGACCCAACAGCAGCAAGGTTCCCCCCCAACACCATGTGCTGGTGCTCCAGCATGTAACATGCCTGGGGCAAGGACAAGGCCAGGTACAAGTAAGCCATCTGGTGCCCCCACTCCAGTGGCCTTCATCCTGGGAACAGCTCATAAGAGCATCGGTAATGGGAGGCTTGGGGTGCTCTCGGCACGCGGTCACAGAGTGCCTCTCACAGAGCACCCTTGAAAGTGGAGCAGGGATACATCCTTGGAGGCAGCACCAGGACCAAGCCCACAGCCAGCACAAGGCAGGGAGCCTCACAGAAGTGTATTAGCAATGTGGCTGCATCCCAGGAAAATCAGTCCATTAGGCCGGAGGAGAGACATTTACCTGCTCAACAGGCACTGCAGGGTTACGCTGGTAGATCCTGGCCACTCAACCACTTCCCAGCATCACCAATCCCCCACCCTGTGTGCAGGATGCTGCACACactgctgagcccccccagaCTACTCTCCCAGAACACAAAGGTTGCGCAgggtccctgcacagcccactGTTCCCCCACACTGACTGTGCCACAGCTGGGAACATCATCAGCTTCTTCCTGCCCTGACCGCAGCACCCAGACAGGCTCTGGAGACCAGGACTCCCCTGACCCAGCCACATTGAGCTATTAAAGACATATTTCACCCCAAAGCCCTTCCATTTGTTCCCAAGGCACCCCGTTAGATGCTCAGCAACCTGCCCACTATTTGCCGTGCCGCCCATTAGCCAGGTCACTGCCAGCTTGTTTACCAGGGACTTACTGGAGAAGGTGTCCTGGCTGCTTTTTATCACTTCTCTTTACATTTACCCTCACAGAGTAAACAGAGCCCATCTGGCCCTGCCACGCTTCGTGCTGGCTGCTCTAAGCCCCGTGGTAATGAATAAAACCAGACCCTATGGTCCTCACCCCACTCTCTTCGTCCTCTTTCCCCAGGGCAGCAAATTGTCCTCAGGTGCCAGCGTGACATCACCAACAAGTCCCCAGACCTCTCCCCATCCTCAGCATGATTTTCAGTCCCCTAACAGCcccctcttcttctttccttctcacCTACTGCCCACACGAGCTGGTTTAACCAGCAGCATCCCCAGTACGGAGGGGCCACAGGAGGCAGTGAGCAGCTCTCTGTGCCGGCAGCTAAAAGTCATCTTTGAAGGAAAGGAGGTAACTCTTCCTTATGTCAGAATAATTCAGGCTTTCTCTTCTCACCCATGGGCAGGCTGAGTTTTCCAGagaggctgctgcagggaggcagGCGCCTGAG containing:
- the ALG3 gene encoding dol-P-Man:Man(5)GlcNAc(2)-PP-Dol alpha-1,3-mannosyltransferase isoform X1, encoding MGLGPGGQSLGWQHGMEAQGQAGGSGDTEIDWKAYMQEVEGFANGTLDYTQLKGDTGPLVYPAGFVYIFLGLYHATGRGSNIRLAQYLFAALYLLNLLLVFRIYCRTNKVPPYVFFFMCCASYRIHSIFVLRLFNDPVAMAILFLAINLFLEEHWSWGCLLFSLAVSVKMNILLFAPGLLFLLLQRFGLLGCIPKLCICALLQVVLGLPFLLVNPIGYLTRSFDLGRQFQFKWTVNWRFLPEEVFQNRAFHAALLLAHLAGLGLFALHRWHSSKESILTLLKDPAKRKPSSPPLTVNEIVFILFSSNFLGICCSRSLHYQFYVWYFHTLPYLLWCTPTTKLAHMPKVLLLGVIELCWNTYPSTVCSSLSLHICHGLILLQLWYGTAPMPVSHTPTPSRKCTATSKKAQ
- the ALG3 gene encoding dol-P-Man:Man(5)GlcNAc(2)-PP-Dol alpha-1,3-mannosyltransferase isoform X2 produces the protein MAAGRGAAALRRAWRERRAALLEPRYTPLVAACLCLAEGGVNLWVIRRVPYTEIDWKAYMQEVEGFANGTLDYTQLKGDTGPLVYPAGFVYIFLGLYHATGRGSNIRLAQYLFAALYLLNLLLVFRIYCRTNKVPPYVFFFMCCASYRIHSIFVLRLFNDPVAMAILFLAINLFLEEHWSWGCLLFSLAVSVKMNILLFAPGLLFLLLQRFGLLGCIPKLCICALLQVVLGLPFLLVNPIGYLTRSFDLGRQFQFKWTVNWRFLPEEVFQNRAFHAALLLAHLAGLGLFALHRWHSSKESILTLLKDPAKRKPSSPPLTVNEIVFILFSSNFLGICCSRSLHYQFYVWYFHTLPYLLWCTPTTKLAHMPKVLLLGVIELCWNTYPSTVCSSLSLHICHGLILLQLWYGTAPMPVSHTPTPSRKCTATSKKAQ